A section of the Thermotoga caldifontis AZM44c09 genome encodes:
- the pyrR gene encoding bifunctional pyr operon transcriptional regulator/uracil phosphoribosyltransferase PyrR, whose translation MVKRIKVLSEEDIKRSLLRIAHEILERNRGLENVALLGILTRGAYLAQRLAVFLRSIEGKDVPVGKLDVRPFRDDDKRTDEDLSEIPFDLRDKIVVLVDDVLFTGRTVRAALDAVSKRGRPRAVQLAVLVDRGHRELPIRADFVGKNLPTSKTRERINVCLKECDGEDAVYIVHLEE comes from the coding sequence ATGGTGAAACGGATAAAGGTACTGAGCGAGGAAGACATAAAAAGATCTCTGCTGAGGATCGCACACGAAATCCTCGAGAGAAATCGCGGATTAGAAAATGTTGCTTTGCTCGGTATCCTGACGAGAGGAGCGTACCTTGCTCAGCGCCTCGCAGTCTTTCTCAGGTCCATAGAAGGGAAGGACGTGCCCGTCGGAAAACTCGATGTCAGGCCTTTCAGAGACGATGACAAGAGAACCGATGAGGACCTGAGCGAAATACCCTTCGACCTGCGCGACAAAATAGTGGTACTCGTGGACGACGTCCTGTTCACAGGAAGAACTGTGCGGGCCGCGCTCGATGCCGTTTCGAAGCGTGGCAGACCGAGGGCGGTCCAACTGGCCGTCCTGGTCGATAGGGGCCATAGGGAACTACCCATAAGGGCGGACTTCGTTGGTAAGAATCTACCGACCTCCAAGACTCGTGAGAGGATAAACGTGTGTTTGAAAGAATGTGACGGAGAAGACGCCGTCTACATAGTACATCTGGAGGAGTGA